From Nicotiana tabacum cultivar K326 chromosome 22, ASM71507v2, whole genome shotgun sequence, one genomic window encodes:
- the LOC142176047 gene encoding uncharacterized protein LOC142176047 produces MVIPENSTVNENIGADVSTGAVPNSIILDHNHPLYLHPSDGPGSMSVGLILTGMENYSLWSRAMKVALLGKNKLDLVTGVLFSSNAQKVWAAFKEQFDKGISSVSTYFTKLKDLWEEYDSILPPPPSATEYVDQLEYQRLLQFFMGLNDNFEQARSQILLMSTLPSIDKAYTMVVQDESRKLITGGTYGQAGHNDPTALFTSYSISRPKRNYSLERDYCHLKGHTMNECYKLMKCEFCNKTRHLKENCYKIVGYPSDFKQNKKANAVMIDTIG; encoded by the exons ATGGTGATTCCTGAAAATTCTACTGTCAACGAGAATATTGGAGCTGATGTGAGCACCGGAGCAGTACCTAACTCAATTATCTTAGATCACAATCATCCTCTTTACCTACATCCATCTGATGGTCCAGGATCCATGTCGGTGGGACTCATCTTGACAGGTATGGAAAACTACTCTCTTTGGAGCCGTGCGATGAAGGTTGCACTGCTAGGTAAGAACAAGCT AGATTTAGTAACAGGAGTATTGTTTTCTTCAAATGCACAGAAGGTATGGGCTGCGTTCAAGGAGCAATTTGACAAA GGGATTTCATCAGTGTCAACTTATTTTACCAAATTAAAAGATCTGTGGGAAGAATATGACTCAATACTGCCACCTCCTCCATCAGCCACTGAGTATGTTGATCAATTGGAGTATCAGCGATTGTTGCAATTTTTTATGGGATTGAATGACAATTTTGAACAAGCAAGGAGCCAAATTCTATTGATGTCAACTTTACCATCTATAGATAAGGCTTATACTATGGTGGTTCAGGATGAAAGCAGAAAATTGATTACTGGTGGTACCTATGGGCAAGCTGGGCATAATGATCCTACTGCCTTGTTTACTTCCTATTCTATATCTAGACCAAAGAGAAATTATAGTTTAGAACGTGATTATTGCCATTTGAAAGGTCATACTATGAATGAATGTtacaaactaatgaaatgtgaattttgtaACAAGACAAGGCATTTAAAGGAGAATTGTTACAAGATTGTTGGATATCCATCTGATTTCAAGCAGAACAAGAAAGCAAATGCAGTTATGATTGATACAATTGGATAG